The following are encoded together in the Brassica napus cultivar Da-Ae chromosome A9, Da-Ae, whole genome shotgun sequence genome:
- the LOC106368590 gene encoding carotenoid 9,10(9',10')-cleavage dioxygenase 1 produces MRSTIFSMPSLTPPLTSTDASIIGTKPYQNNSYPQNQLSNHRPWALQRFSPSSRWRLSLLSSVSDQTFMGEKLSDDSILSVNPKPSKCFSSKLIDLLEALVVKLMHDASLPLHYLSGNFAPLRDETPPVKDLHVHGFLPECLNGIFLRVGPNPKFDPLAGYHWFDGDGMIHGVRIKDGKATYVSRFVKTSRLQQEEFFGDAKLMKIGDLKGFFGLVMVIMQQLRIKLKVLDDSYGNGTANTSLIYHHGKLLALQETDKPYVIKVLEDGDLQTLGMTDYDKRLTHSFTAHPKVDPVTGEMFTFGCSPMPPYLTYRVISKDGIMHDPVPITISKPVMMHDFAITETYAIFMDLPMHFRPEEMVKEKKMIYSFDPTKNARFGVLPRYAKDDLMIRWFELPNCFIFHNANAWEEEDEVVLITCRLENPNLDMVSGNVEEILESFSNELYEMRFNMKTGSASQKKLSASSNYFPRINECYTGKKNRYVYGYGTFLDGISKVTGIIKLDLHAEAETGNRILQVGGNIKGIYKLGQGIYCSDAIYVPRESAEEDDGYLIFFVHDENTGKSCVNVIDARTMSAEPVAIVELPHRVPYGFHALFVTERQLQEQTLI; encoded by the exons ATGAGAAGCACCATCTTCAGCATGCCCTCTCTTACGCCGCCGTTAACCTCCACAGACGCTTCCATTATTGGCACTAAACCTTATCAGAACAACTCTTATCCTCAGAATCAGCTTAGCAACCACCGTCCGTGGGCTCTGCAGCGTTTCTCTCCTTCTTCGCGCTGGAGACTTTCGCTTCTCAGTTCAGTTTCTGATCAAACATTCATGGGGGAAAAGCTCAGTGATGATAGCATACTCTctgtcaatcctaaaccctccAAGTGTTTTTCCTCTAAGCTTATCGATCTTCTTGAGGCACTCGTTGTCAAGCTCATGCACGATGCTTCTCTCCCTCTGCACTACCTCTCAGGCAACTTTGCTCCCCTCCGAGACGAAACACCTCCGGTCAAGGACCTCCACGTCCATGGCTTTCTTCCC GAATGCTTGAATGGTATATTTCTTAGAGTTGGTCCAAATCCCAAGTTTGATCCTCTCGCTGGATATCACTG GTTTGATGGAGATGG AATGATACATGGGGTACGCATCAAAGATGGGAAAGCAACTTACGTTTCTCGATTCGTTAAGACATCACGTCTCCAGCAGGAAGAGTTTTTCGGAGATGCCAAATTGATGAAG ATTGGGGACCTTAAGGGGTTTTTCGGATTGGTTATGGTCATTATGCAACAACTGAGAATTAAATTGAAAGTATTGGACGACTCTTACGGAAATGGAACTG CTAATACATCGCTCATATATCACCATGGAAAGCTTCTAGCATTGCAGGAGACGGATAAGCCGT ACGTTATCAAGGTTTTGGAAGATGGAGACCTTCAAACTCTTGGCATGACAGATTATGACAAGAGATTGACCCACTCCTTCACTGCCCACCCCAAAGTTGACCCtgttacgg GTGAAATGTTTACATTTGGGTGTTCGCCTATGCCACCTTACCTCACATACAGAGTGATCTCGAAAGATGGCATTATGCATGACCCAGTCCCAATTACTATCTCAAAGCCAGTCATGATGCATGATTTTGCTATTACCGAGACTTACGCAATCTTCATGGATCTTCCTATGCACTTTAGGCCAGAG GAAATGGTTAAAGAGAAGAAAATGATATATTCATTTGATCCCACAAAAAATGCTCGTTTTGGTGTTCTTCCACGCTATGCCAAGGATGACCTCATGATTAGATGGTTTGAGCTTCCTAACTGCTTTATATTCCACAACG CCAATGCTTGGGAAGAAGAGGATGAAGTCGTCCTCATCACTTGTCGACTTGAAAATCCAAATCTTGACATGGTCAGCGGGAACGTGGAAGAAATACTTGAAAGTTTTAGCAACGAACT GTACGAAATGAGATTCAACATGAAAACGGGCTCAGCTTCTCAGAAGAAACTATCCGCATCTTCAAATTATTTCCCAAGAATCAACGAGTGCTACACTGGAAA GAAAAATAGATATGTATATGGTTATGGAACATTTCTGGACGGCATTTCAAAGGTTACAGGAATTATCAAGCTTGATCTGCATGCGGAAGCTGAGACAGGCAACAGGATACTGCAGGTAGGAGGAAATATCAAAGGAATATATAAGCTGGGACAAGGAATATATTGTTCGGACGCTATATATGTCCCGCGCGAGTCAGCGGAGGAAGACGACGGTTACTTGATATTCTTTGTTCATGACGAAAACACAGG AAAATCATGTGTGAATGTGATAGACGCAAGAACAATGTCAGCTGAGCCAGTCGCAATAGTGGAACTGCCACATAGGGTCCCATATGGCTTTCACGCCCTGTTTGTTACAGAG AGACAACTCCAGGAACAAACTCTAATATAA
- the BNAA09G41160D gene encoding uncharacterized protein BNAA09G41160D, translating into MSHHPHHHHQAVDNLINVFARASRDLDAVHFKLDKEFQQIYPDNANPMKLIQRIKKLQEDVTFLKDQCLELLSAKQDLIDKAQTTLVGNYNLIQKINAALGESTNGDADDDALADFNQIIEEWTMQVRSRTVGETEEADKEDINKLLFSAIVHNN; encoded by the exons ATGAGTCATCATCCTCATCACCACCACCAAGCCGTCGATAATCTTATCAATGTTTTCGCGAGAGCCTCTCGTGATCTCGATGCTGTCCATTTCAAGCTCGACAAGGAGTTCCAGCAGATTTACCCAGACAAC GCGAATCCGATGAAGCTGATTCAGAGAATCAAGAAGCTGCAGGAAGATGTGACTTTCCTCAAAGACCAATGCCTTGAGCTTTTGTCTGCTAAACAG GATTTGATTGACAAGGCGCAGACAACACTTGTTGGTAACTACAACCTTATTCAGAAAATAAATGCGGCCTTGGGAGAATCAACAAACGGCGATGCTGATGATGATGCATTGGCTGattttaatcag ATAATTGAGGAGTGGACAATGCAAGTTAGATCAAGAACAG TGGGAGAGACAGAGGAGGCAGATAAAGAAGACATTAATAAGTTGCTTTTCTCCGCTATTGTTCATAACAATTGA